One window of Burkholderia cepacia GG4 genomic DNA carries:
- a CDS encoding DsrE/DsrF/TusD sulfur relay family protein encodes MATGKKLTLALMDPPYEKAASTTALRIVDAALRRGHDVTVFAYEGAVNLTMKAQAPHANPVKGTSVEEEDHPVTRDWVAALFQLAGEQGVKLDWINCGLCVDERGAGDWIEGPRRGSPKDFLESATQSDAVLVIPTK; translated from the coding sequence ATGGCTACCGGTAAGAAATTGACCCTGGCACTGATGGATCCCCCGTATGAGAAGGCCGCGAGCACCACGGCGCTGCGTATCGTGGATGCGGCACTGCGTCGGGGACACGACGTCACGGTGTTCGCCTACGAAGGTGCAGTCAATCTGACCATGAAGGCGCAAGCGCCGCATGCCAATCCCGTCAAGGGCACATCCGTGGAGGAAGAGGATCACCCCGTGACCAGGGACTGGGTCGCAGCCCTGTTTCAACTCGCTGGCGAGCAGGGCGTCAAGCTCGACTGGATCAACTGCGGCCTATGTGTGGACGAACGCGGCGCAGGCGACTGGATCGAGGGTCCCCGCCGAGGCAGTCCGAAGGATTTTCTCGAGTCCGCGACCCAGAGCGACGCCGTGCTCGTAATCCCGACGAAATAG
- a CDS encoding DsrE family protein, giving the protein MKVLSIVETAYRATLEEQDDTILWLNHVLKNAGADISLLLCGSAVNYAVRGQDASGLAFGARRQTHPPALDKDLAKMIGGGIAVYVVTEDMRDCGLSQENVIGDLTPLARADIPALFDRFDQVWHW; this is encoded by the coding sequence ATGAAAGTCCTGAGCATTGTTGAGACAGCGTACCGGGCTACCCTGGAGGAACAGGACGACACCATCCTGTGGCTGAACCATGTGCTGAAAAACGCCGGCGCGGACATCAGCCTCTTGCTGTGCGGGAGCGCCGTGAACTACGCGGTGCGCGGGCAGGATGCCAGCGGCCTCGCCTTCGGCGCGCGCCGGCAGACCCATCCGCCGGCGCTAGACAAGGATCTGGCGAAGATGATCGGCGGTGGCATTGCCGTGTATGTGGTCACCGAGGACATGCGCGACTGCGGACTGTCGCAGGAAAATGTCATCGGCGACCTGACGCCGCTCGCGCGTGCCGACATTCCCGCCCTGTTCGACCGATTCGATCAGGTCTGGCACTGGTAA
- a CDS encoding cold-shock protein: MDTGIVKWFNDSKGFGFITPDKGGDDLFAHFSEIRADGFKTLAENQKVSFETKQGPKGLQAANIKPL; this comes from the coding sequence ATGGATACCGGTATCGTTAAGTGGTTCAACGACAGCAAGGGCTTTGGCTTCATCACCCCGGACAAGGGCGGCGACGACCTTTTCGCTCACTTCTCCGAGATCCGGGCCGACGGCTTCAAGACGCTCGCTGAAAATCAAAAAGTGAGCTTCGAAACGAAGCAAGGCCCGAAGGGTCTGCAAGCGGCCAACATCAAGCCGCTGTAA
- a CDS encoding epoxide hydrolase family protein translates to MSDDNLLHSPSRRRFVGTAAATVAAGSLSQLALAETNQAITTVGKAVGGDKTAIRPLRVHVPESQLVDLRRRIKATRWPDKETVADDSQGVPLAMTQELARHWATDYDWRKCEARLNALPQFVTEIDGLDIHFIHVRSKHENAMPLIVTHGWPGSVIEQFKIIDPLTNPTAHGASPSDAFHLVIPSLPGYGFSGKPTGTGWGPERTARAWVVLMKRLGYTKFAAQGGDLGGVVANVMGKQAPPELLGIHVNFPATVPPEIAKAIQAGDPPPSGLSDDEKHAYDQLASAARKRRAYALEMGTRPQTLYGLADSPIGLAGWLLDHGDGYVQPAAALTSAVYGRTVNGESAGEMTRDDVLDDITLYWLTNTGISSARFYWESHSNFLAAADVSVPAAVSVFPRENYQAPRSWTERAYHNLIYYNRLDKGGHFAAWEQPQLFSQEVRAGLRPLRT, encoded by the coding sequence ATGTCAGACGACAACCTTCTCCATTCACCGTCCCGCCGTCGTTTTGTTGGCACAGCGGCGGCAACCGTTGCTGCGGGTTCATTGAGTCAACTCGCGCTCGCAGAAACGAATCAGGCGATTACAACAGTCGGGAAAGCGGTGGGCGGCGACAAGACCGCCATTCGTCCGCTTCGCGTTCATGTGCCCGAGTCGCAACTCGTCGACTTGAGGCGACGCATCAAGGCGACCCGGTGGCCCGACAAGGAGACGGTCGCCGATGACTCGCAAGGCGTGCCGCTCGCGATGACGCAGGAACTCGCGCGCCATTGGGCGACCGATTACGATTGGCGCAAGTGCGAGGCAAGACTGAACGCACTGCCGCAGTTCGTGACCGAGATCGATGGACTGGACATCCATTTCATCCACGTTCGCTCGAAACATGAAAATGCCATGCCGCTCATCGTCACGCACGGGTGGCCTGGCTCGGTCATCGAGCAGTTCAAGATCATCGATCCGCTGACGAACCCCACTGCACATGGCGCGAGCCCATCGGATGCGTTCCATCTGGTCATTCCGTCTTTGCCGGGCTATGGGTTTTCAGGCAAACCGACCGGGACCGGCTGGGGGCCGGAGCGCACTGCGCGTGCCTGGGTCGTCCTCATGAAGCGCCTTGGATACACGAAATTTGCGGCGCAAGGTGGGGATCTCGGCGGTGTTGTCGCGAATGTGATGGGCAAGCAGGCGCCACCGGAATTGCTGGGTATCCACGTCAATTTCCCCGCGACGGTTCCACCCGAGATTGCAAAGGCGATTCAGGCCGGCGACCCACCGCCGTCCGGCCTGTCCGACGACGAAAAGCACGCTTACGATCAACTGGCCAGCGCGGCGAGGAAGCGGCGCGCCTATGCGTTGGAGATGGGGACTCGCCCGCAAACGCTCTATGGTTTGGCGGACTCGCCCATCGGACTGGCGGGCTGGCTGCTCGATCACGGCGACGGGTATGTTCAGCCGGCGGCGGCACTGACCTCGGCCGTGTACGGGCGCACTGTCAATGGAGAATCGGCAGGAGAGATGACACGGGACGACGTCCTCGACGACATCACACTTTACTGGTTGACGAATACGGGGATTTCGTCGGCGCGCTTCTATTGGGAGTCTCACTCCAACTTCCTTGCCGCCGCCGATGTGTCGGTTCCGGCTGCCGTGAGCGTCTTTCCTCGCGAAAACTATCAGGCGCCACGCAGCTGGACAGAGCGCGCGTACCACAACCTGATCTATTACAACCGGCTCGACAAAGGCGGACACTTTGCGGCATGGGAACAGCCGCAACTGTTTTCCCAAGAGGTCCGCGCGGGCTTGAGACCACTGCGCACATAA
- a CDS encoding MFS transporter, translating into MRLHSALFLLVGTLLTAGGYGATFLLSMRFGAIGGNDVDTGVALAGAMAGTSLGVSLVGWFSQHIGTTRMAALAALCVGAGVAGFAIIERVGLLDLLPGFLIGFGWGAFYVAAPMSLAERTNDADRGLWFFRFATFQMAGIGACPALAAFAIRSLHWSVGSVLYTVGGLCVIASLMLETFGRLSPRAPESPLRDRWLRNIGAIARTRALYPIVMIALGASVFSGLMTFQMSLVQGTHAHASTFFSLYAVTVVLTRWLLSRLVINVRSETATKALLVMMVLGIAAMFAVPYHASFQSAAAVLLGAGYGLVYPVIQAQAVNDSEATHRRSALTWFAASYFIGVFGFPSVGGWVMVHVGKNALLALIALCGLAALTLAILQDGRVSTRLR; encoded by the coding sequence ATGCGCCTGCACAGTGCATTGTTTTTGCTCGTCGGTACCTTGCTCACCGCGGGAGGGTACGGGGCGACCTTTCTGCTGTCGATGCGCTTCGGGGCGATCGGCGGAAACGACGTTGACACCGGGGTGGCGCTCGCCGGCGCGATGGCCGGCACATCGCTCGGCGTGTCGCTCGTCGGCTGGTTCTCGCAGCACATCGGCACGACGCGGATGGCCGCGCTCGCGGCGCTCTGCGTCGGTGCCGGTGTCGCGGGTTTCGCAATCATCGAACGCGTTGGCCTCCTCGATCTGTTGCCCGGATTCCTCATCGGATTCGGCTGGGGTGCGTTCTACGTTGCCGCGCCGATGTCGCTCGCCGAGCGAACGAACGATGCAGATCGCGGATTGTGGTTCTTTCGTTTCGCGACGTTTCAAATGGCGGGCATCGGCGCCTGCCCGGCGCTCGCTGCTTTCGCCATTCGTTCGCTGCACTGGTCGGTCGGCAGCGTGCTCTACACCGTCGGCGGCCTGTGCGTGATCGCGTCCCTCATGCTGGAAACCTTCGGTCGGCTGTCGCCGCGCGCGCCCGAATCGCCGTTACGGGATCGGTGGCTCCGCAACATCGGCGCGATCGCCCGCACGCGCGCGCTTTATCCGATTGTCATGATCGCGCTGGGTGCCAGCGTCTTCTCAGGCTTGATGACGTTCCAGATGTCTTTGGTGCAAGGAACGCATGCGCACGCAAGCACGTTCTTCAGCCTCTACGCGGTGACAGTCGTATTGACGCGCTGGCTGCTTTCGCGTCTCGTCATCAATGTGCGCTCCGAAACCGCCACGAAAGCGTTGCTCGTCATGATGGTGCTCGGCATCGCGGCAATGTTCGCGGTGCCGTACCACGCATCGTTCCAGTCTGCGGCCGCGGTGTTGCTCGGCGCCGGGTACGGCCTCGTGTATCCGGTCATCCAGGCGCAGGCGGTCAACGATTCAGAAGCGACGCATCGTCGCTCGGCGTTGACGTGGTTCGCCGCATCGTATTTCATCGGCGTATTCGGCTTTCCATCGGTTGGCGGCTGGGTGATGGTCCACGTCGGCAAGAACGCGTTGCTGGCGCTCATCGCGTTGTGCGGCCTCGCGGCGCTTACGCTTGCGATCCTGCAAGACGGGCGCGTATCGACGCGCCTGCGGTAG
- a CDS encoding alpha/beta fold hydrolase, which produces MPKEVDSRRRHFTRIAAGALVAAQFEMLQAADAQKTSSKASSPPRIKPGTHTSFTSIKQVDAGLLNVGYAEVGPAGGPPVLLLHGWPYDIHSFVDVAPTLGAQGYRVIVPYLRGYGTTTFLSDQTMRNGQPAAVALDIIALMDALGIQKAIFGAFDWGARTADIIAVLWPERCKGLVSVSGYLISNQEAGKMPLPPAGEFLWWYQFYFATERGRTGYEKYTHDFAKLIWKHASPKWNFDDATFERSAAAFKNPDHVSITIHNYRWRQGLAAGEAKYDEYEQRLVSAPPITVPSITMEGDANGAFHLPPSAYAAKFTGKYAHRTITGGIGHNLPQEAPQAFVQAVIDVDRF; this is translated from the coding sequence ATGCCAAAAGAAGTCGATTCACGCCGACGTCATTTCACGCGCATCGCTGCCGGTGCGCTTGTTGCAGCGCAATTCGAGATGCTGCAAGCCGCCGACGCTCAAAAAACATCGTCGAAAGCGTCATCGCCGCCGCGAATCAAGCCAGGCACGCACACGTCCTTCACGTCGATCAAGCAGGTCGACGCGGGGCTCCTCAACGTCGGCTACGCGGAGGTCGGTCCGGCCGGCGGGCCGCCGGTCCTGCTGCTGCACGGCTGGCCGTACGACATACATAGCTTCGTCGACGTTGCGCCCACGCTCGGCGCGCAGGGATACCGGGTGATCGTCCCATATCTGCGCGGCTACGGCACGACGACCTTCCTGTCCGACCAGACTATGCGCAACGGCCAGCCGGCCGCGGTCGCACTCGACATCATCGCGCTGATGGATGCGCTCGGTATCCAGAAGGCGATCTTTGGCGCGTTCGATTGGGGTGCGCGTACCGCCGACATCATCGCGGTGCTATGGCCGGAGCGATGCAAAGGATTGGTATCGGTGAGCGGCTACCTGATCAGCAATCAGGAAGCGGGCAAGATGCCGTTGCCACCGGCGGGCGAATTCCTGTGGTGGTATCAGTTCTATTTCGCAACCGAGCGCGGGCGCACGGGTTACGAGAAATACACGCACGATTTCGCCAAGCTCATTTGGAAGCACGCGTCGCCGAAATGGAACTTCGACGATGCCACGTTCGAGCGAAGTGCGGCGGCTTTCAAAAACCCCGATCACGTCAGCATCACGATCCACAACTACCGGTGGCGGCAAGGTCTCGCCGCAGGTGAGGCGAAATACGACGAATACGAACAGCGACTCGTGTCGGCGCCGCCCATCACCGTTCCCAGCATCACGATGGAGGGTGATGCCAACGGTGCCTTTCACTTGCCGCCCAGCGCCTACGCCGCGAAGTTCACGGGCAAATACGCGCACCGCACGATCACCGGCGGCATTGGTCACAATCTCCCGCAGGAAGCGCCCCAGGCGTTCGTGCAGGCGGTGATCGACGTCGACAGATTTTGA
- a CDS encoding glutaminase, whose protein sequence is MNYQPILERIHTELAPWIGQGRVADYIPELATVPADKFGMAVVTLDGNVYTVGDARERFSIQSISKLFACTLAFQMLGDALWERVGREPSGNAFNSLVQLESERGKPRNPFINAGALVVTDVLCRRFVKAETALVEFVRRLIGTNDLDYDSRVALSELQHAERNRAMAHFMASFGNMQMPPDTVVDAYCRQCAITMNCVELARAALFLANGGVAPVTGERIVDASSAKRLSALMLTCGTYDAAGDFVYRVGLPAKSGVGGGIVAVLPGEMAVCVWAPGLDANGNSLAGTRALEWLTTYSGRSIF, encoded by the coding sequence ATGAACTACCAGCCGATCCTCGAACGCATCCATACCGAACTCGCCCCCTGGATCGGCCAGGGGCGCGTCGCCGACTACATTCCCGAGCTCGCGACGGTGCCCGCCGACAAGTTCGGCATGGCCGTCGTGACGCTCGACGGAAACGTTTACACGGTCGGCGATGCGCGCGAGCGCTTCTCGATCCAGAGCATCTCGAAGCTGTTCGCGTGCACGCTCGCGTTCCAGATGCTGGGCGATGCGCTGTGGGAACGGGTCGGCCGCGAGCCGTCCGGCAACGCGTTCAACTCGCTGGTCCAGCTCGAGAGCGAGCGCGGCAAGCCACGCAATCCGTTCATCAACGCCGGCGCGCTGGTCGTCACCGACGTGCTGTGCCGCCGTTTCGTCAAGGCCGAGACGGCGCTCGTCGAATTCGTGCGGCGGCTGATCGGCACGAACGACCTCGACTACGATTCGCGCGTCGCGCTATCGGAACTGCAGCACGCGGAACGCAACCGCGCGATGGCGCATTTCATGGCGAGCTTCGGCAACATGCAGATGCCGCCCGATACGGTGGTCGACGCGTACTGTCGCCAGTGCGCGATCACGATGAACTGCGTCGAGCTCGCGCGCGCCGCGCTGTTTCTCGCGAACGGCGGCGTCGCGCCCGTCACCGGCGAGCGGATCGTCGACGCGAGTTCGGCGAAGCGACTATCGGCGCTGATGCTGACGTGCGGTACCTATGACGCGGCGGGCGACTTCGTCTATCGCGTGGGCCTGCCCGCGAAAAGCGGCGTCGGCGGCGGGATCGTCGCGGTGCTGCCGGGGGAGATGGCCGTGTGTGTCTGGGCGCCGGGGCTCGACGCGAATGGGAACTCGCTGGCGGGGACCAGGGCTTTGGAATGGTTGACGACGTATTCCGGGCGGTCGATTTTTTGA
- a CDS encoding response regulator: MSFRILLVEDDTRLSTLVAGYLRKNDYEVDTVLHGDAAVPAILSTRPDLVILDVNLPGKDGFEICREARKQYDGVIIMVTARDEPFDELLGLEFGADDYVHKPVEPRILLARIKAQLRRVPARAAESVAPQPERYTFGQFSIDRTDRSVVLPGGGSPDLTSAEFDLLWVLVCHAGEVVSRDDLMLQLRGVEFDGLDRTIDGRISKLRRKLHDDAGNPQRIKTIRSKGYQFSKHAWE, translated from the coding sequence ATGTCTTTTCGCATCCTGCTCGTCGAAGACGACACCCGCCTGTCCACGCTGGTCGCCGGCTACCTGCGCAAGAACGACTATGAAGTCGACACTGTGCTGCATGGTGACGCCGCCGTGCCGGCGATCCTGTCCACGCGTCCGGATCTCGTCATTCTCGACGTGAACCTGCCGGGCAAGGACGGCTTCGAGATTTGTCGCGAGGCGCGCAAGCAGTACGACGGCGTGATCATCATGGTGACGGCGCGCGACGAGCCGTTCGACGAACTGCTCGGCCTCGAATTCGGCGCCGACGACTACGTGCACAAGCCGGTCGAGCCGCGCATCCTGCTCGCGCGGATCAAGGCGCAGCTGCGCCGCGTGCCCGCGCGCGCGGCCGAAAGCGTCGCGCCGCAGCCGGAGCGCTACACGTTCGGCCAGTTCTCGATCGACCGCACCGACCGCTCGGTCGTGCTGCCCGGTGGCGGCTCGCCCGATCTCACGTCGGCCGAGTTCGACCTGCTGTGGGTGCTGGTGTGCCATGCAGGGGAGGTCGTCAGCCGCGACGACCTGATGCTGCAGCTGCGCGGCGTCGAATTCGACGGCCTCGACCGCACGATCGATGGGCGCATCTCGAAGCTGCGCCGCAAGCTGCACGACGATGCGGGCAACCCGCAGCGGATCAAGACGATCCGCAGCAAGGGTTACCAGTTCAGCAAGCATGCGTGGGAATGA
- a CDS encoding ATP-binding protein translates to MIRRTRSHPDAPPLSPLRYVKWRWLHFRRAWTDTRADRIPSWSRLYVRTYLQLLGLVLLTALVPALALGVVLSPQVVWHAFDALPGDIWIVLAFVFTAPALAAYRWMRPVWSDLVMVRERAIDFTGGRFNTRARESHSVIIGPLARTLNALAMRMERLIAAQRDLTNGISHELRTPLARVRFALEMLREPGSAAEYHGALESIAQDVTELEELIDMSLTYARLEYSSLQSSIELTAPVAWFEHQVSDAQLLYPERAIESRIAIASDLRVKMDRRLMSYAMRNLLRNASKYAKAQIVVGIAIKHGNIAIFVEDDGPGVPENERERIFDAFVRLDRRTGGYGLGLAITRQVLHAHNGRIAVVDPVELGGARFEISWPI, encoded by the coding sequence ATGATCCGACGCACCCGTTCGCACCCCGATGCACCGCCGCTGTCGCCGCTGCGCTATGTCAAATGGCGCTGGCTGCATTTCCGCCGCGCATGGACCGACACACGCGCCGACCGCATTCCGAGCTGGTCGCGCCTGTACGTGCGCACCTATCTGCAGCTGCTCGGGCTCGTGCTGCTGACCGCGCTCGTGCCGGCGCTCGCGCTGGGCGTCGTGTTGTCGCCGCAAGTCGTATGGCACGCATTCGACGCGCTGCCGGGCGATATCTGGATCGTGCTCGCGTTCGTGTTCACCGCGCCGGCGCTCGCCGCGTATCGGTGGATGCGGCCGGTCTGGTCGGATCTCGTGATGGTGCGCGAGCGCGCGATCGACTTCACCGGCGGTCGCTTCAACACGCGCGCGAGGGAATCGCACAGCGTGATCATCGGCCCGCTCGCGCGCACGCTGAATGCGCTCGCGATGCGCATGGAACGGCTGATCGCCGCGCAGCGCGACCTGACCAACGGGATTTCGCACGAGCTGCGCACGCCGCTCGCGCGCGTGCGTTTCGCACTCGAGATGCTGCGCGAACCGGGCTCCGCCGCCGAATACCACGGTGCGCTGGAGAGCATCGCGCAGGACGTGACCGAGCTCGAGGAGCTGATCGACATGAGCCTCACGTATGCGCGTCTGGAATACAGCTCGCTGCAGTCGAGCATCGAGCTGACCGCGCCCGTCGCATGGTTCGAGCACCAGGTCAGCGACGCGCAGCTGCTGTATCCGGAGCGCGCGATCGAGTCGCGCATCGCGATCGCGTCGGACCTGCGCGTGAAAATGGACCGGCGGCTGATGTCGTACGCGATGCGCAACTTGCTGCGCAATGCGAGCAAGTATGCGAAAGCGCAGATCGTCGTCGGGATCGCGATCAAGCACGGCAACATCGCGATCTTCGTCGAGGACGACGGCCCGGGCGTGCCGGAGAACGAACGCGAGCGGATCTTCGACGCGTTCGTGCGCCTCGACCGCCGCACCGGCGGCTACGGGCTCGGCCTCGCGATCACGCGGCAGGTGCTCCACGCGCACAACGGCCGGATCGCGGTCGTCGATCCGGTCGAACTCGGCGGCGCGCGGTTCGAGATCAGCTGGCCGATTTGA